A single genomic interval of Deinococcus fonticola harbors:
- a CDS encoding ABC transporter substrate-binding protein: protein MKKILTLTALVSLTSFAAAQKNITLVWSGAVTGPTSDAGSSYGKGVEDYCKYANAQKMLGGVTLKCVIRDDQYNNANTQRNFEEFVGNEQVPVFLGYATGGMLQIKGTVQETKVPTLTASYHIGIIDPPNNQYMFLPIASYSENIVGLLEYVAKKEKGAKVALVVNPSPFGRDPVVDARKAADRLGLKITDVQEVGGNNLDNTALLKRLESQGAKYIIHQNTAGPVANILKDAKRLNLLGKMQHLGAHYTGGEDLQKLAGDAAANFIWATSYYMYDEDSKPGIQLVKKIGAQMNQKADVVRSVHYTSGMLAASIAIEAMKRAGSNINNASVYKGIISMVGSKKFDPGFTVGPVTFSAKDHVGAEMMRLLQADKDGNFKAITGPMQSQLFKLVHPLK from the coding sequence ATGAAGAAAATTCTTACCCTGACCGCCCTTGTTTCCCTGACCTCGTTCGCTGCGGCGCAGAAGAACATCACGCTGGTGTGGTCTGGCGCGGTGACCGGCCCGACCAGTGACGCGGGCAGCAGTTACGGCAAGGGCGTGGAGGATTACTGCAAGTACGCCAACGCCCAGAAGATGTTGGGCGGCGTGACCCTCAAGTGCGTGATCCGTGACGACCAGTACAACAACGCCAACACCCAGCGCAACTTCGAGGAGTTTGTTGGCAACGAGCAGGTGCCCGTGTTCCTGGGGTACGCCACGGGCGGCATGCTGCAAATCAAGGGCACCGTGCAGGAAACCAAGGTGCCGACCCTGACCGCCAGTTACCACATCGGCATCATCGACCCGCCGAACAACCAGTACATGTTCCTGCCGATCGCCAGTTACTCGGAGAACATCGTGGGGCTGCTGGAGTACGTCGCCAAGAAGGAAAAGGGCGCGAAAGTGGCGCTGGTCGTGAACCCCAGCCCCTTCGGGCGTGACCCGGTGGTGGATGCCCGGAAGGCCGCCGACCGTCTGGGCCTGAAGATCACGGACGTGCAGGAAGTCGGTGGGAACAACCTGGACAACACCGCCCTATTGAAGCGCCTGGAGTCTCAGGGAGCGAAGTACATCATTCACCAGAACACCGCCGGCCCGGTCGCCAACATCCTGAAAGACGCCAAACGCCTGAACCTGCTGGGCAAGATGCAGCACCTCGGCGCGCACTACACCGGCGGTGAGGACTTGCAGAAACTGGCCGGCGACGCCGCCGCTAACTTCATCTGGGCCACCAGCTACTACATGTACGACGAGGACAGCAAGCCCGGCATCCAGCTCGTGAAGAAGATCGGCGCCCAGATGAACCAGAAGGCCGACGTGGTTCGCAGTGTCCACTACACCAGCGGCATGCTGGCCGCCAGCATCGCCATCGAGGCCATGAAGCGTGCGGGCAGCAACATCAACAATGCCAGCGTGTACAAAGGCATCATCAGCATGGTGGGCAGCAAGAAATTCGACCCCGGCTTCACCGTCGGCCCCGTGACCTTCAGCGCCAAGGATCACGTGGGGGCCGAGATGATGCGCCTCTTACAGGCCGACAAGGACGGCAACTTCAAGGCCATCACCGGCCCCATGCAGAGCCAGCTGTTCAAACTCGTTCACCCCCTGAAGTGA
- a CDS encoding branched-chain amino acid ABC transporter permease yields the protein MGASRFTQTGNYRVRYQQDQTIFATYAEQASLIVMLGLLLLLPLVLPKTLLRDVNMIMIYAVAVIGLNVTTGYTGLINIGQAAFMGVGAYATALAATRLNLPFFLAIPLGGVAGAIIGTFVGLPSLRLKYLYLAVATLAFQIVFEWVVGHSPLLAQGGAISMPPVEIFGIKDTFLNHNRFWYYIILPVLVLMALLWRNILRSKHGRSFIAVRDNDRAAAAMGINPGTAKLTSFMVGSFFAGIAGGLFAYFQKAVVIEDYGLHTSVQLLAMAIVGGLGSLPGSFLGPMFIIALDRVMGGLSNWIAAKELFPAGVDAATALRPLAFGLSIMLFLMYEPRGLANWWRLGRMYFKKWPYKF from the coding sequence ATGGGCGCTTCCCGATTCACCCAGACTGGCAATTACCGGGTGCGTTACCAGCAGGATCAGACGATCTTCGCGACCTACGCCGAGCAGGCGAGCCTGATCGTGATGCTGGGGCTCCTGCTGCTGCTGCCGCTGGTGCTGCCCAAAACGCTCCTGCGCGACGTGAACATGATCATGATCTACGCGGTGGCGGTCATTGGCCTGAACGTCACGACCGGGTACACCGGCCTGATCAACATCGGGCAGGCGGCGTTCATGGGGGTGGGAGCGTATGCCACGGCACTGGCGGCCACCCGGCTCAACCTGCCGTTCTTCCTGGCGATTCCGCTGGGGGGCGTGGCCGGGGCGATCATCGGGACGTTCGTGGGCCTTCCAAGCCTGCGCCTCAAGTACCTGTACCTGGCCGTCGCCACGCTGGCCTTTCAGATCGTGTTCGAGTGGGTGGTGGGCCACTCGCCGCTGCTGGCGCAGGGGGGGGCGATCAGTATGCCGCCCGTCGAGATTTTCGGCATCAAGGACACCTTCCTGAACCACAACAGGTTCTGGTACTACATCATCCTGCCGGTGCTGGTGCTGATGGCGCTGCTGTGGCGCAATATCCTGCGCAGCAAGCACGGACGTTCGTTTATCGCGGTGCGTGACAACGACCGCGCCGCCGCCGCGATGGGCATCAACCCCGGTACGGCCAAACTGACCTCGTTCATGGTGGGCAGTTTCTTCGCCGGAATCGCGGGCGGGCTGTTCGCGTACTTCCAGAAAGCCGTGGTGATCGAGGATTACGGCCTGCACACCAGCGTACAACTCCTCGCTATGGCCATTGTGGGCGGACTCGGGAGCCTGCCGGGATCGTTCCTCGGCCCCATGTTCATCATCGCGCTCGATCGGGTCATGGGCGGCCTCAGCAACTGGATCGCCGCCAAGGAACTGTTCCCTGCCGGTGTGGACGCCGCCACCGCCCTGCGCCCCCTCGCCTTCGGCCTCTCGATCATGCTTTTCCTGATGTACGAACCGCGCGGCCTGGCCAACTGGTGGCGCCTGGGCCGGATGTACTTCAAGAAATGGCCGTACAAGTTCTGA
- a CDS encoding branched-chain amino acid ABC transporter permease, producing the protein MDLLPQLLIAGVVIGSIYALAALGFVLIYKSSRVINFAHGQIIATGAFIAFALTQKGVNFWLAGLIAMIATFFLGMIIERVFLRKMVGEPIISVIMVTIGLSSVVEGLIHLTPYGAGNFSFQTPAVLSGDGISVLGTQLSRTQIAGVLAALGLLGGFTYFFNKSTLGITMRAVADDQMAAMSVGTSVERVFALAWAAAGLTAAAAGVILGLMSGLTLGGLAGIGLKVFPVVILGGLDSVAGAIVGGILIGILENLAAGYLDGLVPGGGTREVFPFIILIAVLLLRPYGLFGTKEIERV; encoded by the coding sequence GTGGACTTACTTCCTCAATTACTCATCGCCGGCGTGGTGATCGGCAGTATTTACGCCCTGGCGGCGCTGGGGTTCGTGCTGATCTACAAGTCCAGCCGCGTGATCAACTTCGCGCACGGGCAGATCATCGCCACCGGGGCCTTCATCGCCTTCGCGCTGACGCAGAAGGGCGTGAACTTCTGGCTGGCGGGCTTGATCGCCATGATCGCCACGTTCTTCCTGGGCATGATCATCGAGCGGGTGTTCCTGCGCAAGATGGTGGGCGAACCCATCATCTCGGTCATCATGGTCACCATCGGCCTGAGCAGCGTCGTGGAAGGCCTGATTCACCTGACGCCCTACGGCGCGGGCAATTTCAGTTTCCAGACGCCCGCTGTGCTTAGCGGCGACGGCATCAGCGTGCTGGGCACCCAGCTTTCGCGCACGCAGATCGCCGGGGTGCTGGCTGCACTCGGTCTGCTGGGAGGCTTTACTTACTTCTTCAACAAGTCCACGCTGGGCATCACCATGCGGGCCGTCGCGGACGACCAGATGGCTGCCATGAGCGTCGGCACCAGCGTCGAGCGCGTGTTTGCCCTGGCGTGGGCGGCGGCTGGACTCACCGCCGCCGCCGCTGGCGTGATCCTGGGCCTGATGAGCGGCCTCACCCTTGGTGGCCTCGCCGGAATAGGCCTCAAAGTCTTTCCCGTCGTCATTCTGGGCGGGCTGGACAGCGTGGCGGGCGCAATTGTGGGCGGCATCCTGATCGGCATCCTCGAAAACCTGGCGGCCGGTTACCTCGACGGCCTGGTGCCCGGCGGCGGCACCCGCGAGGTGTTCCCCTTCATCATCCTGATCGCTGTGCTGCTGCTGCGCCCCTACGGGCTGTTCGGAACGAAGGAGATTGAACGTGTTTAA